Proteins from a single region of Neomonachus schauinslandi chromosome 10, ASM220157v2, whole genome shotgun sequence:
- the LOC110590054 gene encoding LOW QUALITY PROTEIN: ORC ubiquitin ligase 1-like (The sequence of the model RefSeq protein was modified relative to this genomic sequence to represent the inferred CDS: deleted 1 base in 1 codon; substituted 1 base at 1 genomic stop codon), with protein sequence MAQTVQNVTLSLTLPICCRICLGKVRQPVICINNQVFCSICIDLWLKNNSQCPACRVPIMPENTCKEVIGGTSESEPMLSCTVRKHFQKTRLELLHKEYEDEIDCLQKEVDFKSKNLSLESQIKTILNPLPLMQGNQNEDKHPVADNPSKIDPETVAEWKKKLRTANEIYEKVKDNVDKLKEANKKFKLENGGLVRENLRLKAEVDNRSPQKFRRFTVAALQSKVEQHEHETNRLKRALEQSDKYIEELESQIAQLKNSSEEKETMNSICQRALSTDDKGSIGNKEDMASKNQGDGARKQLGSSTSSSHLAKSSSSSARQESTSKTESNRSKIKDLYQKQVEIMLDVTGTSMDTYLEREWSNKPSDCIPYKDEELYDLPAPCTPLSLSCLQLSTPENRESSVVKAVSSKKHSNHLRKLVFDDFCDSPNVCNKESSEDDRSENEKKSECFTSSETGFWDCCSTSYAQNLNFESSEGNTIANSVGEISLKLSEKSVSCLSKRLNSIHSFEMNWTRTSNEASMDAAYLDKISELDSMMSESDNSKSPCNNGFKSVDLDVLSKSSQGSEFLEEPDKLEERTKPNLSKGSLTTDXLENGNDWKPTFFLLSPSDQEMNENFSLHTSSNPGTNEIKPPSCLFQTEFSQHVLLSSSHRLFEDQRFGSSLFTMTSEMHGLHNHLQSPCSTSFVPEKRNKNMNQSTKRKIQSSLSNASPSKATKS encoded by the exons ATGGCTCAGACCGTGCAGAATGTTACATTGTCACTCACTCTGCCCATC TGTTGCCGCATTTGCTTGGGGAAGGTACGCCAGCCTGTCATATGCATCAACAACCAGGTATTTTGTTCAATTTGTATCGATTTGTGGTTGAAGAATAATAGCCAGTGTCCAGCTTGTAGAGTCCCCATCATGCCTGAAAATACTTGCAAAGAGGTTATTGGAGGAACAAGTGAAAGTGAACCTATGCTAAGCTGTACAGTCAGGAAGCACTTTCAGAAAACTAGACTTGAGTTACTCCACAAAGAGTATGAGGATGAAATAGATTGTCTGCAGAAAGAAGTagattttaagagtaaaaatctCAGCTTGGAGTCACAAATCAAGACTATTCTGAATCCTTTACCCTTGATGCAAGGCAACCAAAATGAAGACAAGCATCCAGTTGCAGATAATCCAAGTAAAATTGACCCAGAAACTGTAGCAGAGTGGAAGAAAAAACTTAGAACAGCTAATGAAATctatgaaaaagtaaaagataatgtGGATAAGTTaaaggaagcaaataaaaaatttaaattggaaaATGGTGGCCTAGTGAGGGAGAATTTACGACTGAAGGCTGAAGTTGATAACAGATCACCCCAGAAGTTTAGAAGGTTTACAGTAGCTGCTCTTCAGTCCAAAGTAGAACAGCATGAACATGAAACCAATCGCCTCAAGAGAGCCCTGGAACAAAGTGATAAGTATATAGAGGAATTAGAATCTCAAATTGCACAGCTAAAAAATTCAAGTGAAGAGAAGGAAACTATGAATTCCATTTGCCAGAGAGCACTTTCTACAGATGACAAGGGGAGCATAGGCAACAAGGAGGATATGGCATCAAAGAATCAAGGTGATGGTGCCAGAAAGCAGCTTGGCTCATCCACCTCAAGTTCTCACCTGGCAAAATCTTCTAGCAGTTCTGCCAGGCAGGAAAGCACCAGCAAAACAGAATCAAATCGTTCTAAGATCAAAGACCTATATCAAAAACAGGTGGAAATAATGTTAGATGTCACAGGTACAAGTATGGATACTTATTTGGAAAGAGAATGGAGTAATAAGCCAAGTGATTGTATACCCTACAAAGATGAAGAACTTTATGATCTTCCAGCTCCTTGTACTCCTTTGTCCCttagttgccttcagctcagtacTCCAGAAAATAGAGAGAGCTCTGTAGTCAAAGCAGTAAGTTCCAAAAAGCACTCAAACCATCTCAGAAAATTGGTGTTTGATGATTTTTGTGATTCTCCAAATGTTTGTAATAAAGAGTCATCAGAAGATGATAGAAgcgaaaatgaaaagaaatcagagtGTTTTACTTCCTCAGAGACAGGGTTTTGGGACTGTTGTTCCACAAGCTATGCCCAAAACTTGAATTTTGAAAGCTCAGAGGGAAACACAATAGCAAATTCTGTtggagaaatttctttaaaattaagtgAGAAATCAGTCTCATGCTTATCTAAGAGGTTGAATTCTATTCACTCTTTTGAAATGAATTGGACAAGAACATCCAATGAAGCATCCATGGACGCAGCTTACCTTGACAAAATCTCTGAGCTGGATTCAATGATGTCAGAATCAGACAACAGCAAGAGCCCTTGTAATAATGGTTTTAAGTCAGTGGATTTGGATGTGTTATCAAAGTCATCTCAAGGCAGTGAATTTCTTGAGGAACCAGATAAGTTGGAAGAAAGAACTAAGCCAAACCTTTCCAAAGGTTCTCTAACTACTGATTAgttagaaaatggaaatgattggAAACccactttttttctcctctctccatctgaccaagaaatgaatgaaaatttttcTCTCCATACCAGTTCTAACCCAGGAACTAATGAAATCAAACCCCCAAGCTGTTTGTTTCAGACTGAGTTTTCCCAGCATGTTTTGTTAAGCAGTTCACACCGGCTCTTTGAAGATCAGAGGTTTGGGTCATCTTTATTTACGATGACCTCAGAGATGCATGGTCTTCATAACCACCTTCAGTCTCCTTGCTCTACTTCCTTTGTGCctgagaagaggaataaaaatatgaatcaatcaacaaaaagaaaaatccagagcAGTCTTTCCAATGCCAGCCCATCAAAAGCAACTAAAAGTTGA